The following are encoded in a window of Amaranthus tricolor cultivar Red isolate AtriRed21 chromosome 2, ASM2621246v1, whole genome shotgun sequence genomic DNA:
- the LOC130805546 gene encoding uncharacterized protein LOC130805546, with the protein MTNQDPSLSFLDHSDPLFLHPADHPGLLLVSKPFNGSNFGSWKKSMSIALSAKNKLIFISSNSQPSVTDLKFPQWKRCNDMVTSWILNVLSQDIAESVLYSDSAYDIWKELENRYGQANGAKLFQLEKDIRLSGQGTNDIAGYFTKLKKNWDELNTLSSLPICSCGAAQACKNLMKTNVLFNFLWVSTVITITLEVISS; encoded by the coding sequence ATGACAAATCAAGATCCTAGTTTGAGTTTTCTTGACCATTCCGATCCTCTATTTCTCCATCCTGCTGACCATCCTGGTTTATTGTTGGTCTCCAAACCATTTAATGGTTCGAATTTTGGTTCATGGAAGAAATCTATGTCAATCGCCTTATCAGCAAAGAACAAATTGATCTTTATCAGTTCCAATTCTCAGCCTAGTGTCACTGATCTGAAGTTTCCTCAGTGGAAGAGATGCAATGATATGGTCACCTCCTGGATTTTAAACGTCTTATCTCAAGACATAGCTGAGAGTGTTCTTTATTCGGATTCCGCCTACGACATCTGGAAAGAACTTGAAAATCGCTATGGTCAAGCGAATGGTGCCAAGCTATTTCAATTAGAGAAAGATATACGGTTATCAGGCCAAGGTACGAATGATATTGCTGGATATTTCactaaattgaagaaaaattgggaTGAGTTAAACACTTTATCTTCTCTACCTATTTGTTCTTGTGGTGCTGCTCAAGCTTgcaaaaatttaatgaagaCCAACGTCTTATTCAATTTCTTATGGGTCTCAACAGTGATTACAATCACATTAGAGGTAATATCCTCATGA